In one window of Mycteria americana isolate JAX WOST 10 ecotype Jacksonville Zoo and Gardens chromosome 24, USCA_MyAme_1.0, whole genome shotgun sequence DNA:
- the PTBP1 gene encoding polypyrimidine tract-binding protein 1 isoform X2, with protein sequence MDGIVQDITVGTKRGSDELFSTCVTNGPFIMSSNSSSAANGNDSKKFKGDSRSAGVPSRVIHVRKLPSDVTEAEVISLGLPFGKVTNLLMLKGKNQAFIEMNTEEAANTMVNYYTTVTPVLRSQPIYIQFSNHKELKTDNSPNQARAQAALQAVNSVQSGNLALSASAAAVDAGMAMAGQSPVLRIIVENLFYPVTLDVLHQIFSKFGTVLKIITFTKNNQFQALLQYADPVSAQHAKLSLDGQNIYNACCTLRIDFSKLTSLNVKYNNDKSRDYTRPDLPSGDNQPSLDQTMAAAFGAPGIISASPYAGAGFPPTFAIPQAAGLSVPNVHGALAPLAIPSAAAAAAAAGRIAIPGLTGAGNSVLLVSNLNPERVTPQCLFILFGVYGDVQRVKILFNKKENALVQMADGNQAQLAMSHLNGQKLHGKPIRITLSKHQTVQLPREGQEDQGLTKDYGNSPLHRFKKPGSKNFQNIFPPSATLHLSNIPPSITEDDLKMLFSGNGGMVKGFKFFQKDRKMALIQMGSVEEAIQSLIDLHNHDLGENHHLRVSFSKSTI encoded by the exons CGGGGATCTGACGAGCTTTTCTCTACTTGTGTTACTAACGGACCCTTTATCATGAGCAGCAACTCTTCTTCTGCAG CTAATGGAAACGACAGCAAAAAATTCAAAGGTGATAGTAGAAGTGCTGGGGTCCCATCCCGAGTAATCCATGTCCGTAAACTCCCCAGTGATGTCACGGAGGCAGAAGTCATTTCTTTGGGTTTACCTTTTGGCAAGGTCACCAATCTTCTaatgttgaaaggaaaaaatcag GCTTTCATAGAAATGAATACGGAGGAGGCAGCCAACACCATGGTAAACTACTACACCACAGTCACTCCAGTCCTTCGAAGCCAGCCCATCTATATTCAGTTCTCCAACCACAAGGAGCTTAAGACAGACAACTCTCCAAACCAAGCA CGtgcccaagcagctctgcaagcaGTGAATTCTGTTCAGTCTGGAAACCTAGCGCTGtcagcctctgctgcagcagtAGATGCAGGAATGGCGATGGCTGGCCAGAGCCCTGTCCTGAGGATCATTGTTGAGAATCTCTTCTATCCTGTCACTCTAGATGTTCTGCATCAG attttttccaaatttggTACAGTcttgaaaataattacattcacGAAGAACAACCAATTTCAGGCCCTGTTACAATATGCTGACCCAGTGAGTGCTCAGCATGCCAAACTG TCTTTAGATGGACAGAATATCTACAATGCCTGTTGTACGCTGCGCATAGATTTCTCAAAGCTCACAAGTCTCAACGTAAAATACAATAACGATAAGAGCAGAGATTATACACGACCAGACCTACCTTCTGGGGATAACCAGCCCTCTCTTGATCAGACCATGGCAGCTGCTTTTG GTGCCCCGGGAATAATTTCCGCTTCTCCATATGCGGGAGCTGGCTTTCCTCCTACCTTTGCAATTCCTCAGGCTGCAG GCCTGTCAGTTCCAAATGTTCATGGAGCGCTAGCTCCTTTGGCTATCccatcagcagcagctgcagcggctgcagcaggACGGATTGCCATTCCCGGCCTCACTGGGGCAGGGAACTCTGTTCTGCTGGTTAGCAATCTGAATCCTGAG AGAGTTACACCCCAATGCCTCTTTATTCTTTTCG GAGTCTATGGTGATGTGCAGAGGgtgaagattttatttaataagaaaGAGAATGCCCTAGTTCAGATGGCTGACGGAAACCAGGCCCAGCTTG CCATGAGCCATTTAAATGGTCAGAAGCTTCACGGGAAGCCAATCCGTATAACATTGTCCAAGCATCAGACAGTACAACTTCCCCGTGAGGGACAGGAAGACCAAGGTCTGACTAAGGACTATGGAAATTCTCCTCTACATCGTTTCAAGAAACCAGGCTCCAAAAATTTCCAGAATATCTTTCCCCCTTCTGCCACTCTTCATCTGTCCAATATTCC ACCTTCAATAACTGAAGACGACCTTAAGATGTTATTTTCAGGCAATGGTGGGATGGTCAAAGGATTCAAATTCTTCCA GAAGGACCGTAAAATGGCTCTGATCCAGATGGGCTCTGTGGAAGAAGCCATTCAGTCACTCATTGACCTCCATAATCATGACCTGGGTGAGAATCATCACCTGCGTGTGTCCTTCTCGAAGTCCACCATTTAA
- the PTBP1 gene encoding polypyrimidine tract-binding protein 1 isoform X3 → MSSNSSSAANGNDSKKFKGDSRSAGVPSRVIHVRKLPSDVTEAEVISLGLPFGKVTNLLMLKGKNQAFIEMNTEEAANTMVNYYTTVTPVLRSQPIYIQFSNHKELKTDNSPNQARAQAALQAVNSVQSGNLALSASAAAVDAGMAMAGQSPVLRIIVENLFYPVTLDVLHQIFSKFGTVLKIITFTKNNQFQALLQYADPVSAQHAKLSLDGQNIYNACCTLRIDFSKLTSLNVKYNNDKSRDYTRPDLPSGDNQPSLDQTMAAAFGAPGIISASPYAGAGFPPTFAIPQAAGTVFRLSVPNVHGALAPLAIPSAAAAAAAAGRIAIPGLTGAGNSVLLVSNLNPERVTPQCLFILFGVYGDVQRVKILFNKKENALVQMADGNQAQLAMSHLNGQKLHGKPIRITLSKHQTVQLPREGQEDQGLTKDYGNSPLHRFKKPGSKNFQNIFPPSATLHLSNIPPSITEDDLKMLFSGNGGMVKGFKFFQKDRKMALIQMGSVEEAIQSLIDLHNHDLGENHHLRVSFSKSTI, encoded by the exons ATGAGCAGCAACTCTTCTTCTGCAG CTAATGGAAACGACAGCAAAAAATTCAAAGGTGATAGTAGAAGTGCTGGGGTCCCATCCCGAGTAATCCATGTCCGTAAACTCCCCAGTGATGTCACGGAGGCAGAAGTCATTTCTTTGGGTTTACCTTTTGGCAAGGTCACCAATCTTCTaatgttgaaaggaaaaaatcag GCTTTCATAGAAATGAATACGGAGGAGGCAGCCAACACCATGGTAAACTACTACACCACAGTCACTCCAGTCCTTCGAAGCCAGCCCATCTATATTCAGTTCTCCAACCACAAGGAGCTTAAGACAGACAACTCTCCAAACCAAGCA CGtgcccaagcagctctgcaagcaGTGAATTCTGTTCAGTCTGGAAACCTAGCGCTGtcagcctctgctgcagcagtAGATGCAGGAATGGCGATGGCTGGCCAGAGCCCTGTCCTGAGGATCATTGTTGAGAATCTCTTCTATCCTGTCACTCTAGATGTTCTGCATCAG attttttccaaatttggTACAGTcttgaaaataattacattcacGAAGAACAACCAATTTCAGGCCCTGTTACAATATGCTGACCCAGTGAGTGCTCAGCATGCCAAACTG TCTTTAGATGGACAGAATATCTACAATGCCTGTTGTACGCTGCGCATAGATTTCTCAAAGCTCACAAGTCTCAACGTAAAATACAATAACGATAAGAGCAGAGATTATACACGACCAGACCTACCTTCTGGGGATAACCAGCCCTCTCTTGATCAGACCATGGCAGCTGCTTTTG GTGCCCCGGGAATAATTTCCGCTTCTCCATATGCGGGAGCTGGCTTTCCTCCTACCTTTGCAATTCCTCAGGCTGCAGGTACTGTATTTC GCCTGTCAGTTCCAAATGTTCATGGAGCGCTAGCTCCTTTGGCTATCccatcagcagcagctgcagcggctgcagcaggACGGATTGCCATTCCCGGCCTCACTGGGGCAGGGAACTCTGTTCTGCTGGTTAGCAATCTGAATCCTGAG AGAGTTACACCCCAATGCCTCTTTATTCTTTTCG GAGTCTATGGTGATGTGCAGAGGgtgaagattttatttaataagaaaGAGAATGCCCTAGTTCAGATGGCTGACGGAAACCAGGCCCAGCTTG CCATGAGCCATTTAAATGGTCAGAAGCTTCACGGGAAGCCAATCCGTATAACATTGTCCAAGCATCAGACAGTACAACTTCCCCGTGAGGGACAGGAAGACCAAGGTCTGACTAAGGACTATGGAAATTCTCCTCTACATCGTTTCAAGAAACCAGGCTCCAAAAATTTCCAGAATATCTTTCCCCCTTCTGCCACTCTTCATCTGTCCAATATTCC ACCTTCAATAACTGAAGACGACCTTAAGATGTTATTTTCAGGCAATGGTGGGATGGTCAAAGGATTCAAATTCTTCCA GAAGGACCGTAAAATGGCTCTGATCCAGATGGGCTCTGTGGAAGAAGCCATTCAGTCACTCATTGACCTCCATAATCATGACCTGGGTGAGAATCATCACCTGCGTGTGTCCTTCTCGAAGTCCACCATTTAA
- the PTBP1 gene encoding polypyrimidine tract-binding protein 1 isoform X1, translating to MDGIVQDITVGTKRGSDELFSTCVTNGPFIMSSNSSSAANGNDSKKFKGDSRSAGVPSRVIHVRKLPSDVTEAEVISLGLPFGKVTNLLMLKGKNQAFIEMNTEEAANTMVNYYTTVTPVLRSQPIYIQFSNHKELKTDNSPNQARAQAALQAVNSVQSGNLALSASAAAVDAGMAMAGQSPVLRIIVENLFYPVTLDVLHQIFSKFGTVLKIITFTKNNQFQALLQYADPVSAQHAKLSLDGQNIYNACCTLRIDFSKLTSLNVKYNNDKSRDYTRPDLPSGDNQPSLDQTMAAAFGAPGIISASPYAGAGFPPTFAIPQAAGTVFRLSVPNVHGALAPLAIPSAAAAAAAAGRIAIPGLTGAGNSVLLVSNLNPERVTPQCLFILFGVYGDVQRVKILFNKKENALVQMADGNQAQLAMSHLNGQKLHGKPIRITLSKHQTVQLPREGQEDQGLTKDYGNSPLHRFKKPGSKNFQNIFPPSATLHLSNIPPSITEDDLKMLFSGNGGMVKGFKFFQKDRKMALIQMGSVEEAIQSLIDLHNHDLGENHHLRVSFSKSTI from the exons CGGGGATCTGACGAGCTTTTCTCTACTTGTGTTACTAACGGACCCTTTATCATGAGCAGCAACTCTTCTTCTGCAG CTAATGGAAACGACAGCAAAAAATTCAAAGGTGATAGTAGAAGTGCTGGGGTCCCATCCCGAGTAATCCATGTCCGTAAACTCCCCAGTGATGTCACGGAGGCAGAAGTCATTTCTTTGGGTTTACCTTTTGGCAAGGTCACCAATCTTCTaatgttgaaaggaaaaaatcag GCTTTCATAGAAATGAATACGGAGGAGGCAGCCAACACCATGGTAAACTACTACACCACAGTCACTCCAGTCCTTCGAAGCCAGCCCATCTATATTCAGTTCTCCAACCACAAGGAGCTTAAGACAGACAACTCTCCAAACCAAGCA CGtgcccaagcagctctgcaagcaGTGAATTCTGTTCAGTCTGGAAACCTAGCGCTGtcagcctctgctgcagcagtAGATGCAGGAATGGCGATGGCTGGCCAGAGCCCTGTCCTGAGGATCATTGTTGAGAATCTCTTCTATCCTGTCACTCTAGATGTTCTGCATCAG attttttccaaatttggTACAGTcttgaaaataattacattcacGAAGAACAACCAATTTCAGGCCCTGTTACAATATGCTGACCCAGTGAGTGCTCAGCATGCCAAACTG TCTTTAGATGGACAGAATATCTACAATGCCTGTTGTACGCTGCGCATAGATTTCTCAAAGCTCACAAGTCTCAACGTAAAATACAATAACGATAAGAGCAGAGATTATACACGACCAGACCTACCTTCTGGGGATAACCAGCCCTCTCTTGATCAGACCATGGCAGCTGCTTTTG GTGCCCCGGGAATAATTTCCGCTTCTCCATATGCGGGAGCTGGCTTTCCTCCTACCTTTGCAATTCCTCAGGCTGCAGGTACTGTATTTC GCCTGTCAGTTCCAAATGTTCATGGAGCGCTAGCTCCTTTGGCTATCccatcagcagcagctgcagcggctgcagcaggACGGATTGCCATTCCCGGCCTCACTGGGGCAGGGAACTCTGTTCTGCTGGTTAGCAATCTGAATCCTGAG AGAGTTACACCCCAATGCCTCTTTATTCTTTTCG GAGTCTATGGTGATGTGCAGAGGgtgaagattttatttaataagaaaGAGAATGCCCTAGTTCAGATGGCTGACGGAAACCAGGCCCAGCTTG CCATGAGCCATTTAAATGGTCAGAAGCTTCACGGGAAGCCAATCCGTATAACATTGTCCAAGCATCAGACAGTACAACTTCCCCGTGAGGGACAGGAAGACCAAGGTCTGACTAAGGACTATGGAAATTCTCCTCTACATCGTTTCAAGAAACCAGGCTCCAAAAATTTCCAGAATATCTTTCCCCCTTCTGCCACTCTTCATCTGTCCAATATTCC ACCTTCAATAACTGAAGACGACCTTAAGATGTTATTTTCAGGCAATGGTGGGATGGTCAAAGGATTCAAATTCTTCCA GAAGGACCGTAAAATGGCTCTGATCCAGATGGGCTCTGTGGAAGAAGCCATTCAGTCACTCATTGACCTCCATAATCATGACCTGGGTGAGAATCATCACCTGCGTGTGTCCTTCTCGAAGTCCACCATTTAA
- the CFD gene encoding complement factor D — MGLSPTPLLVLALLLLLGAVVNGQPRGRILGGYEAEPHLRPYMASLQLDGQHVCGGFLIAEQWVLSAAHCTEEADGKVFQVLLGAHSLTEPEPHKRLYRVRAQIPHPGSSIHNNKDDLLLLQLEEKAELNTDVQVLPFQREDRDVAADTVCEVAGWGTISHSGRRPDKLYQVERPVISRDVCNHRTRHDHTITEKMMCTDSRRKDTCKGDSGGPLVCSGVAEGVVTAGSRVCGNYKKPAIYTRIAPYVAWIDSVMASAAGEGDAR; from the exons ATGGGGCTGAGTCCCACTCCCCTCCTCGTCCtcgctctgctgctgctgctgggggctgtggTGAATG ggcagccccggggacggATCCTGGGGGGCTACGAGGCCGAGCCCCACCTGAGGCCGTACATGGCCTCGCTGCAGCTGGACGGGCAGCACGTCTGCGGGGGCTTCCTCATCGCCGAGCAGTGGGTGCTGAGCGCTGCCCACTGCACCGAGGAGGC GGACGGCAAAGTCTTCCAGGTCCTCCTGGGTGCCCACTCGCTCACAGAGCCGGAGCCCCACAAACGCCTGTACCGGGTGCGTGCCCAGATCCCCCACCCCGGCAGCAGCATCCACAACAACAAGGacgacctcctcctcctccag ctggaggagaaagcGGAGCTCAACACGGACGTGCAGGTGCTGCCGTTCCAGCGGGAGGACAGGGACGTGGCAGCCGACACGGTGTGCGAGGTGGCAGGCTGGGGCACCATCAGCCACAGCGGCCGCCGGCCGGACAAGCTCTACCAGGTGGAGCGGCCGGTGATCAGCCGTGATGTCTGCAACCACCGCACCCGTCACGACCACACCATCACCGAGAAGATGATGTGCACCGACTCCCGCAGGAAGGACACCTGCAAG GGAGACTCCGGCGGCCCCCTGGTCTGCAGCGGGGTGGCCGAGGGGGTGGTCACGGCCGGCTCCCGCGTCTGCGGCAACTACAAGAAACCCGCCATCTACACCCGCATCGCCCCGTACGTGGCCTGGATCGACAGCGTCATGGCCTCCGCGGCCGGGGAGGGAGACGCTCGCTGA
- the PLPPR3 gene encoding phospholipid phosphatase-related protein type 3 gives MIPPREKARAPKDSMTLLPCFYFVELPIVASSIVTLYFLELTDLFKPAKVGFQCYDRALSMPYVETNEELIPLLMLLSLAFAAPAASIMVGEGIVYCLQSRLKGRAGAEGSINAGGCNFNSFLRRTVRFVGVHVFGLCATALVTDVIQLATGYHAPFFLTVCKPNYTLLGTPCDANPYITQDICSGTDKHAILSARKTFPSQHATLSAFAAVYVSMYFNSIISDSTKLLKPILVFAFAIAAGICGLTQITQYRSHPADVYVGFLIGSGIAAYLAYHAVSNFRAPTERVPAPVPAKDALRALTQRGHDSVYHQNKSVSTDELNPQTRLEEVARPVPREKNSLGSLKRASVDVDLLAPRSPMGKENMVTFSNTLPRVNTPSMDDPARRHMTIHVPVDASRSKQLITEWKQKSLEGRSMTLAEEAAHGQGAGDAGEDVPPSLYPTVQARSAERAAMGPRVLIQPRPGASQLVHIPEESQAGAGVPAGSGAAVRAKWVMVAEKGGAQRVANPPRLMQVIAMSKQQSIVSVTPKHSETSSSSTSSDSSQYRSPSERDSSSIITIDAHAPHHPVVHLSAGNGPWEWKSGSKGPEGPDAYELGEMGKDFRGFRPAKSAGVSPGSSVSDMEQDEPRYGSLAAIPGVAGGGGERGDAPPEGLLGTASRESTLRRKPAERDGQADSEVDHYYKKMQASRRFKD, from the exons ATGATCCCCCCCAGGGAGAAGGCCAGGGCTCCCAAGGACAGCATGACGCTCCTGCCCTGCTTCTACTTCGTGGAG CTGCCCATCGTGGCCTCCTCCATCGTGACGCTCTACTTCCTGGAGCTGACGGACCTCTTCAAGCCGGCCAAGGTGGGCTTCCAGTGCTACGACCGGGCGCTCTCCATGCCCTACGTGGAGACCAACGAGGAGCTCATCCCGCTACTCATGCTGCTCAGCCTGGCCTtcgccgcgcccgccgcctcg ATCATGGTCGGGGAGGGCATCGTGTACTGCCTGCAGTCCAGGCTGAAGGGACGCGCCGGTGCTGAGGGCAGCATTAACGCCGGCGGCTGCAACTTCAACTCCTTCCTGCGCCGGACCGTAAGGTTTGTGG gtgTCCACGTGTTCGGGCTCTGCGCCACGGCGCTGGTGACGGACGTTATCCAGCTGGCCACTGGCTACCACGCGCCCTTCTTCCTGACCGTCTGCAAGCCCAACTACACGCTGCTGGGCACCCCCTGCGACGCCAACCCCTACATCACCCAGGACATCTGCTCGGGCACGGACAAGCACGCCATCCTCTCTGCCAG GAAGACTTTCCCATCCCAGCACGCGACGCTCTCGGCTTTCGCTGCCGTCTACGTGTCG ATGTATTTCAATTCCATCATCTCGGACAGCACCAAACTCCTCAAGCCCATCCTGGTCTTCGCCTTTGCCATCGCCGCCGGCATCTGCGGCCTGACCCAGATCACCCAGTACCGCAGCCACCCTGCCGACGTCTACGTGGGCTTCCTGATCGGCTCCGGCATCGCCGCCTACCTG GCTTACCACGCCGTCAGCAACTTCCGTGCCCCGACGGAGAGGGTCCCGGCACCGGTGCCGGCCAAGGACGCGCTGCGGGCGCTGACGCAGCGGGGCCATGACTCCGTCTACCACCAGAACAAGTCGGTGAGCACCGACGAGCTGAACCCGCAGACGCGGCTGGAGGAGGTGGCGCGGCCGGTGCCGCGGGAGAAGAactccctgggcagcctgaaGCGGGCCAGCGTGGACGTGGACCTGCTGGCCCCCCGCAGCCCCATGGGCAAGGAGAACATGGTGACCTTCAGCAACACCCTGCCGCGCGTCAACACCCCCTCCATGGACGACCCCGCACGGCGCCACATGACCATCCACGTCCCCGTGGACGCCTCCCGCTCCAAGCAGCTCATCACCGAGTGGAAGCAGAAGTCGCTGGAGGGCCGGAGCATGACGCTGGCGGAGGAGGCAGCGCACGGCCAGGGCGCGGGGGACGCCGGCGAGGATGTCCCCCCCTCCCTCTACCCCACGGTGCAGGCACGCTCGGCCGAGCGGGCGGCCATGGGGCCCCGCGTCCTCAtccagccccggccgggcgcctCGCAGCTGGTGCACATCCCCGAGGAGAGCCAGGCGGGCGCCGGCGtcccggccggcagcggggcggccgtGCGGGCCAAGTGGGTGATGGTGGCAGAGAAGGGGGGGGCGCAGCGGGTGGCCAACCCCCCGCGCCTGATGCAGGTCATCGCCATGTCCAAGCAGCAGAGCATCGTCTCCGTCACCCCCAAGCACTCGGAGacgtcctcctcctccaccagctcTGACTCCTCCCAGTACCGCTCGCCCTCCGAGCGGGACAGCTCCAGCATCATCACCATCGACGCCCATGCCCCCCACCACCCCGTCGTCCACCTCTCCGCCGGCAACGGGCCCTGGGAGTGGAAGTCGGGGTCGAAGGGGCCGGAGGGGCCAGACGCCTACGAGCTGGGCGAGATGGGGAAGGATTTCCGCGGCTTCCGCCCGGCCAAGAGCGCCGGCGTCTCCCCTGGCTCCTCCGTCAGCGACATGGAGCAGGACGAGCCACGCTACGGCAGCCTGGCCGCCAtcccgggggtggcggggggcggcggggagcggggggacgcCCCCCCCGAGGGGCTGCTGGGCACGGCCAGCCGGGAGTCCACGCTGCGGAGGAAGCCAGCCGAGAGGGACGGGCAGGCGGACAGCGAGGTGGACCACTACTACAAGAAAATGCAAGCCAGCCGGAGGTTTAAGGACTGA